From Psychroflexus torquis ATCC 700755, the proteins below share one genomic window:
- a CDS encoding DUF4249 domain-containing protein codes for MKKILTFLCLALLLISCEDVVEINLAEAQPRLVVDAALQWKKGTTGEEQTIKLSRTRGFFEQEPVTVSNANITVVDANGTSFNFEEQNPGEYRTQNFIPEIDMDYILSIEVDNQLYTAEETLKPVVSIDSIQQNNEGGFSGENIELKAFYTDPANVENYYLFKFFVPFTAFPEFEIYDDEFNDGNSIFGLYSDEDLEPGMDIVIENHGVSQAYYNFLNILLAQAGSAGGPFETEPATVRGNIGNATDEDELIFGYFSLSEVDEVLYTIEE; via the coding sequence ATGAAAAAAATACTAACATTTCTGTGCCTAGCCCTTCTTCTTATCTCTTGTGAAGATGTTGTGGAAATAAATCTAGCAGAAGCTCAACCAAGACTAGTCGTGGATGCTGCTTTGCAGTGGAAGAAAGGAACAACAGGGGAAGAACAAACGATAAAACTTAGCCGAACAAGAGGTTTTTTTGAACAAGAACCTGTCACTGTTAGTAATGCGAATATAACAGTGGTCGATGCTAATGGTACTTCATTTAATTTTGAAGAACAAAACCCAGGTGAATATAGAACTCAAAATTTTATACCAGAAATCGATATGGATTATATCTTATCCATAGAAGTCGATAACCAGCTCTATACTGCTGAAGAGACCTTAAAACCCGTTGTCTCCATAGACTCAATACAACAAAATAATGAAGGAGGATTTAGTGGTGAAAACATTGAACTGAAAGCATTTTACACAGATCCAGCAAACGTAGAAAACTACTACCTCTTTAAGTTTTTCGTTCCTTTTACGGCCTTCCCAGAATTTGAAATTTACGATGATGAATTCAATGATGGAAATTCTATTTTTGGTTTATATTCAGATGAAGATTTAGAGCCTGGAATGGATATCGTTATAGAAAATCATGGGGTTTCTCAGGCTTACTATAATTTTTTAAATATACTATTAGCTCAAGCTGGAAGTGCGGGTGGACCCTTTGAAACTGAGCCTGCTACTGTTAGAGGTAATATTGGCAATGCTACAGATGAGGATGAATTAATTTTTGGTTACTTTAGTTTGTCAGAAGTCGATGAAGTCCTATACACCATTGAAGAATGA
- a CDS encoding TonB-dependent receptor — MAKKKKTIKPSILFFTLFITQFLFSQGYKLSGKVTDDAGLPVFGATVQIINPNRGTVSDQNGNYSLQLAKGTYRLKVSYVGFQNIEMELKLSSDKIIDFTLLSKTESLDEILITDNIEGINIRDPEMSVSKLDASSIKKIPVVFGEVDVIQSLLLLPGVSNAGEGASGFNVRGGSTDQNLILIDDALIYNSSHLFGFFSIFNPDAIKNLKLYKGGIPSNYGGRVSSVLDIQQKTGNSQSLKGEGGIGVISSKLTLEGPIQKDKSSFLISGRGTYAHLFLKLADNQNSAYFYDLNTKLNFNIDDKNSLSFSGYYGSDYVNINDSFTNIYGNAFGILDWRHEFNDKINSKLNFSFSRYNYELDLSLVGFNFQNSISNFDLSYKINHQINSELSLTYGLSSIQYTIDPGEIIPTSADSGINSRDLDNKYAFDNAAFISVNQSLTDNVNIQYGLRVSAFLRMEDETIDIYANDNPLLYDETRDIYVEAQPIDTQEGNTSSISESFINFEPRLGISYALDDYTSIKASYNRMVQNLHLLSNTSSPTPFDVWTPSGAYVKPQKLDQYALGFFKDFENLPFTLETEIFYKSIANRIDYIDGANLIANDAIERSILNGESRAYGLEFYLKKNTGRLTGWLSYTLSRSEQRTPGRTPDEIGVNNGNWYLNGFDRTHDISLTSSYELNPKWQLNANFVLQTGRPVNFPVGQFEFQDLNIPVFEGRNLNRLPSFHRLDISATYTPERQNKNWSTSWNFGIYNVYNRRNAASLNFEQNPTSGQNEAVRFSIFGIVPSVSYNFKF, encoded by the coding sequence TTGGCTAAAAAAAAAAAAACTATCAAGCCTTCCATACTATTTTTTACGCTTTTCATTACTCAATTTTTATTTAGCCAAGGCTATAAGCTATCTGGTAAAGTGACCGATGACGCTGGTTTACCAGTTTTTGGAGCAACTGTCCAGATCATTAATCCAAATAGGGGAACAGTTTCTGATCAAAATGGAAACTACTCACTTCAACTTGCGAAAGGGACTTATAGACTGAAAGTCTCTTATGTGGGCTTCCAAAATATCGAAATGGAGCTGAAATTGAGCAGTGACAAAATCATAGATTTCACCCTTCTTTCTAAAACTGAAAGCCTCGATGAAATTTTAATCACAGATAATATTGAAGGTATCAATATTAGGGATCCAGAAATGAGTGTAAGTAAACTCGATGCGTCTAGTATTAAAAAAATACCTGTGGTTTTTGGAGAAGTAGATGTCATCCAATCTCTACTTCTATTGCCAGGCGTATCCAATGCAGGTGAAGGGGCTTCAGGGTTTAATGTAAGGGGTGGATCTACAGATCAAAACTTAATTCTTATAGATGATGCTCTTATTTATAATTCCTCTCATTTGTTTGGCTTCTTCTCCATTTTTAACCCAGATGCAATCAAAAATCTAAAACTCTACAAAGGAGGTATTCCCTCCAATTATGGTGGAAGAGTCTCTTCTGTACTGGATATTCAGCAAAAAACAGGAAATAGCCAGTCTTTAAAAGGCGAGGGTGGTATTGGTGTTATTTCTAGTAAATTAACTTTGGAAGGCCCTATACAAAAAGATAAAAGTTCATTTCTAATAAGTGGTCGGGGGACTTACGCACATTTATTTCTAAAATTGGCAGACAACCAAAATTCGGCCTATTTCTACGACTTAAACACCAAATTAAATTTCAATATTGATGATAAAAACTCGCTGAGTTTTTCAGGGTATTACGGAAGCGATTACGTCAACATCAACGATAGTTTTACCAACATCTACGGTAATGCTTTTGGAATTTTGGACTGGAGACATGAATTTAATGATAAAATAAATTCAAAATTAAACTTCTCTTTTAGTCGATATAATTATGAATTGGATTTATCTTTAGTAGGATTTAATTTTCAAAATAGCATTTCCAATTTCGATTTAAGCTATAAGATCAATCACCAGATCAATTCAGAATTGAGTCTAACTTATGGATTGAGCAGCATTCAGTACACTATCGATCCAGGAGAAATTATACCTACCAGCGCAGACTCTGGGATCAACTCTAGAGATTTAGATAATAAATATGCCTTCGACAATGCCGCCTTTATTTCTGTGAATCAATCTTTAACCGATAATGTCAATATTCAATATGGATTAAGAGTCAGTGCATTTTTAAGAATGGAGGATGAGACCATAGATATATATGCCAACGATAATCCATTGCTATATGACGAGACTCGAGACATTTATGTAGAAGCTCAACCTATAGATACACAAGAAGGCAATACCTCATCCATCAGTGAAAGTTTTATCAATTTTGAACCACGACTAGGGATTTCTTATGCCCTAGACGATTACACCTCTATAAAGGCGAGCTATAATCGTATGGTTCAAAATTTACATCTGCTTTCCAATACGTCCTCTCCCACTCCATTTGACGTGTGGACTCCCAGCGGAGCTTATGTGAAGCCACAAAAATTAGATCAATATGCTTTAGGGTTTTTTAAAGATTTTGAAAACCTACCTTTCACCTTAGAAACTGAAATATTCTATAAAAGCATTGCCAACAGAATTGACTATATAGATGGTGCCAATTTAATTGCCAATGATGCTATAGAGCGCTCTATTCTAAATGGTGAATCCAGAGCCTATGGATTGGAATTTTATCTGAAGAAAAATACGGGTAGACTTACGGGCTGGCTATCTTATACTTTATCCAGAAGCGAGCAAAGAACCCCAGGAAGAACCCCTGATGAAATAGGTGTAAATAACGGCAATTGGTATTTGAATGGATTCGATAGAACACATGACATTTCATTAACCAGCAGTTATGAACTTAACCCCAAGTGGCAGTTAAATGCCAATTTTGTACTTCAAACAGGGCGACCTGTTAATTTTCCAGTGGGACAATTTGAATTTCAAGATCTCAACATTCCTGTTTTTGAAGGTAGGAATTTAAATAGGTTACCCAGTTTTCACAGATTAGATATCTCTGCAACTTACACCCCAGAGCGGCAAAACAAAAATTGGTCTACCTCTTGGAATTTTGGTATTTATAATGTGTACAATAGAAGAAATGCCGCTTCATTGAATTTTGAGCAAAACCCTACCTCAGGTCAGAATGAAGCCGTAAGATTTTCAATTTTTGGGATAGTACCCTCTGTGAGTTATAATTTTAAATTTTGA
- a CDS encoding O-methyltransferase produces the protein MDFIPSELQAYAESHTELEPELLRQLTKETWQKVLQPRMLSGHFQGRLLSLISKLIQPTSILEIGTYTGYSALCLAEGLSKEGRIHTIDRNEELCDLQRKYFDISGFGPQIIQYTGDARGIIPKMNMQFDLIFMDADKKYYPTYFELIIDKLKPGGLLLSDNVLWSGKVIETLHPKDEDTKALLAYNKVLKDDPRIETVLLPIRDGLTLSRKR, from the coding sequence ATGGATTTCATCCCCTCAGAACTTCAGGCGTATGCGGAATCCCATACAGAACTGGAACCTGAATTACTTCGGCAGTTAACCAAAGAAACCTGGCAGAAAGTTTTACAACCTAGAATGTTAAGCGGCCATTTCCAAGGTCGTTTATTGAGTTTAATTTCAAAATTAATCCAGCCAACGTCAATATTAGAAATTGGAACTTACACAGGTTACTCGGCTTTATGTCTAGCAGAAGGTCTTTCAAAAGAGGGGAGAATCCACACTATAGATCGAAATGAAGAATTATGCGATTTACAACGTAAATATTTTGATATAAGTGGTTTTGGTCCTCAAATTATTCAGTACACGGGAGATGCCAGAGGTATTATTCCGAAGATGAATATGCAGTTTGATTTAATCTTTATGGATGCAGATAAAAAATACTATCCAACCTATTTCGAACTGATTATTGATAAGTTAAAACCAGGAGGCTTACTCTTATCCGATAATGTACTTTGGAGTGGTAAAGTTATTGAAACCCTGCACCCAAAAGACGAAGACACCAAAGCCTTATTGGCATACAATAAAGTTTTAAAAGACGATCCTAGAATAGAAACCGTTTTGCTACCCATTAGAGACGGTCTTACCCTATCTAGAAAACGCTAA
- a CDS encoding amidohydrolase family protein: MTKRNLRINGHSHLLPYPEEIPDFMREKEIFWIDEDRKFMLQKGWKRPVTDSSFFLKEKLEWMERYKIDHAVVLNLSQLYGNGLRVEEMKKALRFQNDFNAKVQQNHPDKFTCGFVVHPGFVNGALWEIERCVEELGLKLLCLPTHYMDTIGTWRCIFDEENEPIFELASKYNLAVEIHPYDGEKFIKLENTSWRFHLIWMLAQCADAYHFLTLNGYPDKYPNMRVCFAHGGQLAQINLGRRIQGFDGRPDLFEGKIHPRKSVGHKNIFFDTLVHDTRSLKLLLENQNSSQILAGLDDPYPLGEMESEPQSSYPGKILDLALNEKIITESEKNEIWSDNVLQWLFGDDEAEKEKLVKKIIS; this comes from the coding sequence ATGACGAAAAGAAATCTTAGAATAAACGGACATTCTCACCTACTTCCCTATCCGGAAGAGATCCCTGATTTTATGAGGGAAAAAGAAATCTTTTGGATAGATGAGGATAGAAAATTCATGCTGCAGAAAGGGTGGAAACGTCCTGTCACCGATTCTAGTTTTTTCTTAAAAGAAAAACTGGAATGGATGGAGCGTTACAAGATTGATCATGCGGTAGTTCTAAATTTGTCTCAACTTTATGGCAATGGCTTACGTGTAGAGGAAATGAAGAAAGCTTTGCGCTTTCAAAATGATTTTAATGCTAAAGTTCAACAAAATCATCCAGACAAATTCACTTGTGGCTTTGTTGTTCACCCAGGCTTTGTAAATGGTGCTTTGTGGGAAATAGAACGGTGCGTGGAGGAACTAGGTTTAAAATTGCTTTGCCTTCCCACTCATTACATGGATACTATTGGGACCTGGCGATGTATTTTTGATGAAGAAAACGAACCTATTTTTGAACTGGCGAGCAAATATAATCTAGCTGTTGAGATTCATCCTTACGATGGTGAAAAATTCATCAAGTTGGAAAATACCTCTTGGCGTTTTCATCTTATCTGGATGTTGGCTCAATGTGCAGACGCCTACCATTTCTTAACCCTAAATGGATATCCCGACAAATACCCCAATATGAGGGTTTGTTTTGCTCATGGCGGACAATTGGCACAAATCAATTTAGGGAGACGAATCCAAGGCTTTGACGGTCGACCAGATTTGTTTGAAGGTAAAATCCACCCAAGAAAGTCGGTAGGGCATAAAAATATCTTTTTTGACACGCTGGTTCATGATACCAGATCTTTAAAGCTATTGTTAGAAAATCAAAACAGTTCTCAAATTTTAGCAGGATTGGACGATCCATACCCTTTGGGTGAGATGGAAAGTGAACCTCAATCTTCTTATCCTGGCAAAATCTTAGATCTGGCCTTGAACGAAAAGATTATCACTGAATCTGAAAAAAATGAAATCTGGTCGGATAATGTCTTACAATGGCTATTTGGGGATGATGAAGCTGAAAAAGAAAAGCTAGTCAAAAAAATAATAAGTTAA
- a CDS encoding FAD-dependent oxidoreductase, whose protein sequence is MLKTESVLIIGAGLCGSLLALRLAQRGYQVTLVEKREDMRTVALSAGRSINLALSNRGLKGIKRVGLEHKIEAYCIPMLGRMLHDKEGHTQLSKYSGRDGEYINSISRSGLNKILLDELDTFKNVDLKFNHSCVHVDLKQAHASFKTADSNSEYTIEADVIFGTDGAGSVVRQQMEKERGFLFSHSQNFLTHGYKELTFPPSAESEYAAEKGALHIWPRGENMLIALPNQDKSFTVTLFLAYEGGLNNFNSLTTAESVEDYFKTDYPDALALMPNLGTEFFENPTAPLGTVRCDPWTYGKALLMGDASHAIVPFYGQGMNASFEDVVEFDDILEESNFDLKTAFKVFSESRKPNADAIADLALDNFHEMKSHTAQDLFLEKRKLELALEKEFPKEYFSKYSLVTFSEEVSYKEAMDKGRAQDKAILGLLKHHKLNGDQSLRDQLTLIQKVSQQVLEGELLFEV, encoded by the coding sequence ATGCTTAAAACTGAATCTGTACTTATTATAGGTGCCGGTCTTTGCGGATCGCTGCTAGCTCTTCGCCTTGCTCAACGTGGCTACCAAGTGACTTTAGTCGAAAAAAGAGAAGACATGAGGACTGTCGCTTTATCCGCAGGTCGCTCTATCAACTTAGCCCTTTCGAATAGAGGCCTAAAAGGTATAAAACGGGTAGGCTTGGAACATAAAATTGAAGCCTATTGCATTCCTATGTTAGGACGTATGCTCCACGATAAAGAAGGCCATACTCAGCTTTCAAAATACAGCGGAAGAGATGGAGAGTACATCAACTCCATTTCTAGAAGCGGTCTCAATAAAATTCTATTGGATGAGTTGGATACCTTCAAAAATGTTGATCTTAAATTCAATCACTCTTGTGTTCATGTAGATTTGAAGCAAGCCCACGCGAGTTTTAAGACAGCAGATTCCAATTCAGAATATACCATAGAAGCAGATGTGATTTTTGGTACTGATGGTGCTGGCTCTGTCGTGAGGCAACAAATGGAAAAAGAACGAGGTTTCTTGTTCAGTCATTCTCAAAATTTCTTGACTCATGGCTATAAAGAATTGACGTTTCCTCCCAGTGCTGAAAGTGAGTATGCAGCAGAAAAAGGAGCATTGCACATTTGGCCAAGAGGAGAAAATATGTTGATTGCCTTACCCAACCAAGACAAGAGCTTCACGGTCACCTTATTCTTGGCTTATGAAGGTGGCCTGAATAATTTTAATTCCTTAACCACTGCAGAAAGCGTTGAAGACTACTTCAAAACCGACTACCCAGACGCCCTCGCTTTGATGCCTAATTTAGGGACTGAATTTTTTGAAAATCCTACGGCGCCTTTAGGTACTGTGAGGTGTGATCCGTGGACTTATGGAAAAGCACTTCTTATGGGAGATGCCTCTCATGCAATTGTTCCGTTTTACGGTCAAGGGATGAATGCCTCGTTTGAAGATGTTGTGGAATTTGATGATATTTTAGAAGAAAGCAATTTCGATTTAAAAACAGCTTTTAAGGTGTTTAGCGAGTCTAGAAAACCAAATGCAGATGCCATTGCTGACTTGGCTTTGGATAATTTTCATGAAATGAAATCCCACACGGCTCAAGATTTATTTTTGGAAAAGCGTAAGCTTGAACTGGCTCTAGAAAAAGAATTTCCTAAAGAGTATTTTTCTAAATATTCTCTAGTCACCTTTAGTGAAGAAGTTTCCTATAAGGAGGCTATGGACAAAGGCCGCGCTCAGGATAAAGCCATTTTGGGACTCTTAAAGCACCATAAATTGAATGGAGATCAAAGTTTAAGAGACCAGCTTACACTGATTCAAAAAGTAAGTCAACAGGTTTTGGAGGGGGAACTCTTATTTGAAGTCTAA
- the kynU gene encoding kynureninase, which yields MKYLNTKVFAEQLDEADPLRAYRSEFLFPKAKDGSTKVYLCGNSLGLQPKQTSAFIQQELQDWANLGVEGHSHATHPWMTSNEDLAGSMAKIVGALPQEVVIMNTLTVNLHLMMVSFYKPTPKRFKIVIESDAFPSDIYAVKSQLKFHNIDPQEGLLLWKPRPGEHLCRTEDFEHIVKEHGNEIALVMIGSTNYYSGQAYDLKRITEVSKTKDITVGFDLAHGAGNIQPNLHNIGADFAVWCTYKYLNSGPGSLGGCFIHEKHIADEHINRFVGWWGHNKDSRFNMRVDFDPIPTADGWQLSNPPILSLAGTRSSLDLFDKAGFDNIRKKSVLLTGFLEFLIDDLDMEEISILTPRSPEERGCQLSIQVKNANKSLFHQLMDKGVVADWREPDVIRIAPAPLYNSYTDVFTFVQILKNCLYA from the coding sequence ATGAAATATCTAAACACTAAAGTATTTGCAGAACAACTAGACGAGGCTGATCCGCTGAGAGCCTATCGATCTGAGTTTCTTTTTCCTAAGGCGAAAGATGGCTCTACAAAAGTTTATTTGTGTGGGAATTCGCTAGGACTCCAACCTAAACAAACCTCTGCTTTTATTCAGCAAGAATTACAAGACTGGGCAAATCTAGGCGTAGAAGGTCATAGCCATGCAACACATCCGTGGATGACCTCTAATGAGGACCTCGCTGGATCAATGGCTAAAATAGTTGGTGCTCTACCCCAAGAAGTGGTCATTATGAATACCCTCACGGTGAACCTACACCTCATGATGGTTTCTTTTTATAAGCCAACTCCCAAAAGGTTTAAGATCGTCATAGAAAGTGATGCTTTTCCGTCTGACATATATGCCGTAAAATCTCAATTAAAATTTCATAATATAGATCCTCAAGAGGGACTGCTATTATGGAAACCGAGACCTGGTGAGCATCTCTGCAGAACAGAAGATTTTGAACACATTGTCAAGGAACACGGCAATGAGATTGCTTTGGTGATGATAGGCAGTACCAATTATTATTCTGGTCAAGCTTATGATTTAAAACGAATTACAGAGGTGTCGAAAACAAAGGACATCACCGTTGGTTTTGACTTGGCGCACGGAGCTGGAAACATCCAACCCAATTTGCACAACATTGGTGCCGACTTTGCCGTGTGGTGCACCTATAAGTACCTCAACTCTGGGCCTGGAAGTTTAGGCGGTTGTTTTATACATGAAAAACATATTGCCGATGAGCATATCAATCGCTTCGTAGGATGGTGGGGGCATAACAAAGACTCGCGGTTTAATATGCGGGTAGACTTCGACCCTATTCCAACCGCTGACGGATGGCAATTGAGCAATCCGCCAATTCTATCTTTAGCGGGGACTCGATCATCTTTGGATCTTTTTGATAAAGCAGGCTTTGACAACATTAGAAAAAAATCTGTGCTTTTAACTGGTTTTCTGGAATTTCTCATCGATGATTTAGACATGGAGGAGATTTCAATTTTAACCCCGAGGTCCCCTGAAGAAAGGGGTTGCCAATTGTCTATACAAGTTAAAAATGCTAATAAATCACTATTCCATCAATTGATGGACAAAGGTGTGGTGGCAGACTGGAGAGAACCTGATGTGATCCGGATCGCTCCTGCTCCACTCTATAATTCTTATACGGATGTATTCACCTTTGTACAAATTTTAAAAAACTGCTTATATGCTTAA
- the selD gene encoding selenide, water dikinase SelD, producing MNEGIKLTSFSHGAGCGCKISPKVLTTILASSSPQVEDSHLLVGNDTRDDAAVYDMGSGIGIISTTDFFMPIVDDPFTFGRIAATNAISDVYAMGGKPLMAIAILGWPIDKIAPEVAAQVMEGGRKACSDAGILLAGGHSIDNPEPVFGLAVTGSVTLSNLKRNDKAEAGSILYLTKPLGIGILATAQKKGVLEEDHKDIAANSMMVLNDVGMDLSEINEVTALTDVTGFGLMGHLLEVCEASDVSAIVNYDKVPIFDEIHGYLDKKCIPGGTLRNWESYGHKLNIEDEKQRHILCDPQTSGGLLIAVKKEASQKVESILKSKGLFAEPIGELIEKSESPIYINDKE from the coding sequence ATGAACGAAGGTATAAAATTAACAAGTTTTAGTCATGGTGCAGGCTGTGGCTGTAAAATATCACCTAAGGTATTAACTACCATATTAGCGTCTAGCTCTCCTCAAGTTGAAGACTCACATCTTCTAGTGGGTAACGATACTAGAGACGATGCTGCGGTATACGATATGGGAAGTGGAATTGGTATCATCAGTACCACAGATTTTTTCATGCCCATTGTGGACGACCCTTTCACTTTTGGAAGAATAGCGGCTACCAATGCTATAAGCGATGTATATGCTATGGGAGGAAAGCCATTAATGGCGATTGCAATTCTAGGTTGGCCTATTGATAAAATTGCCCCTGAAGTTGCTGCCCAAGTAATGGAAGGTGGGAGAAAAGCCTGCTCTGATGCAGGAATACTGCTTGCAGGTGGTCATAGTATTGATAATCCAGAACCTGTTTTTGGGCTTGCAGTTACAGGGTCGGTTACCCTCTCTAATTTAAAGCGAAATGATAAAGCAGAGGCAGGAAGCATTCTTTATCTAACCAAACCTTTAGGTATTGGTATTTTGGCTACAGCACAAAAGAAAGGTGTTCTAGAGGAAGACCATAAAGATATTGCTGCCAACTCGATGATGGTTCTAAATGATGTTGGAATGGATCTTTCAGAGATTAACGAGGTAACAGCTTTAACCGATGTCACTGGATTTGGACTCATGGGACATTTACTTGAAGTGTGTGAAGCTAGTGATGTATCTGCTATTGTTAATTATGATAAAGTGCCAATTTTCGATGAGATTCATGGTTATCTAGACAAAAAATGTATCCCCGGTGGAACGCTGAGAAATTGGGAAAGTTACGGTCACAAGCTTAACATCGAAGATGAAAAGCAACGACATATCTTATGTGATCCACAAACCAGTGGAGGATTATTAATTGCTGTCAAAAAAGAGGCTTCTCAAAAAGTTGAATCGATTCTAAAAAGTAAGGGTCTTTTTGCAGAACCGATAGGAGAACTCATAGAAAAATCGGAATCGCCAATTTATATAAATGACAAAGAATAG
- the mnmH gene encoding tRNA 2-selenouridine(34) synthase MnmH codes for MKQIITVDFYFHNLKHIPIIDVRSPGEFAKGHIPNANNLELFTDEERAVVGTAYKKESKERAFEIGYEFVKPKLNDFISKSIEIAPEKEVVIQCWRGGMRSNAFADHLIDNGFEKVYVIEKGYKAFRNYVLQFFEHPLNLKILSGYTGSGKTEILHSLEQKGQQIIDLEGLANHRGSAFGGIDLPPQPTTEQFQNNLFSVVQGLNPKLPIWVEDESKSIGKVIIPDAFYLKIRTMPVYFLDVPFQERTKHLVDTYASLTHDKLQEAISKITKRLGYDKAKFALEALESRDYYKVVEITLFYYDKAYLGGLQKREESTILKFEIPTVNPEETAKFLMSLTN; via the coding sequence ATGAAACAAATTATTACCGTAGACTTCTACTTTCACAATCTAAAGCATATACCAATTATCGATGTCAGATCACCTGGAGAATTTGCAAAAGGACATATTCCCAATGCTAATAATCTTGAATTATTTACTGATGAAGAACGTGCCGTAGTCGGCACGGCCTATAAAAAGGAGTCAAAAGAAAGGGCCTTTGAAATCGGGTATGAATTTGTAAAACCCAAACTAAATGATTTTATAAGCAAGTCTATTGAGATCGCCCCTGAAAAGGAAGTTGTGATACAGTGTTGGCGTGGAGGAATGAGAAGTAATGCTTTTGCCGATCATCTTATAGATAACGGTTTTGAAAAAGTGTATGTTATTGAAAAAGGGTACAAGGCTTTTAGAAATTATGTGCTCCAATTTTTTGAACACCCGTTAAACCTTAAAATTTTAAGTGGGTATACCGGTTCTGGTAAAACTGAAATACTACACTCTTTAGAACAGAAAGGACAACAGATAATCGACTTAGAAGGGCTAGCCAACCATAGAGGTTCTGCTTTTGGAGGTATCGATCTTCCACCTCAACCAACTACAGAACAATTTCAAAATAATCTGTTTTCAGTAGTACAAGGTTTAAATCCTAAGCTACCAATATGGGTTGAAGATGAAAGTAAGTCCATAGGAAAGGTGATAATTCCTGATGCATTTTATCTTAAAATAAGAACTATGCCTGTCTATTTTTTAGATGTTCCTTTTCAGGAAAGAACAAAACACCTTGTGGATACGTATGCAAGTTTAACCCATGATAAATTACAAGAGGCCATTAGTAAAATAACTAAAAGGCTTGGATACGATAAAGCTAAATTCGCCTTAGAGGCACTTGAAAGCCGAGATTATTATAAAGTCGTAGAGATCACACTTTTTTATTACGACAAAGCTTACTTAGGAGGATTACAAAAGCGTGAGGAATCTACAATTCTAAAATTTGAGATTCCAACAGTGAATCCAGAAGAAACAGCAAAATTTTTAATGAGCTTAACAAATTAA